Proteins from a genomic interval of Clostridium sp. AN503:
- a CDS encoding Holliday junction resolvase RecU produces the protein MGTWKSRGLRGSTLEDMINHSNEIYREKKLALIQKIPTPITPINIEKESRHITLAYFDQKSTVDYIGAVQGIPICFDAKECAVRTFPLQNVHEHQVRFMKEFEEQGGIAFIILHFTAEDEIYYIPFCDLYRFWRRMEDGGRKSFTYDEIDKTYQIHTQRDILVHYLKTIQMDLDSRE, from the coding sequence ATGGGAACATGGAAAAGCCGGGGCCTGCGCGGCTCCACACTGGAGGACATGATTAATCACAGCAATGAGATCTACCGGGAGAAGAAACTGGCGCTGATCCAGAAGATCCCGACTCCGATCACACCCATTAACATCGAGAAGGAGTCAAGACACATCACACTTGCCTATTTTGACCAGAAAAGTACGGTGGATTATATTGGCGCAGTACAGGGAATCCCCATCTGTTTCGATGCCAAGGAGTGCGCAGTCAGGACCTTTCCCCTCCAGAATGTCCATGAACATCAGGTCCGATTTATGAAAGAGTTTGAAGAACAGGGCGGGATTGCCTTCATCATTCTTCATTTTACAGCAGAGGATGAGATATACTACATACCATTCTGCGACCTGTACCGATTCTGGAGGCGGATGGAGGACGGCGGACGCAAGAGTTTTACCTATGACGAGATTGATAAAACCTATCAGATACATACCCAGAGAGATATCCTGGTACATTATTTAAAGACCATTCAGATGGATCTTGACAGCCGGGAGTGA
- a CDS encoding triacylglycerol lipase: MEQDRWTQTVDTASRLHLRLLRFLTGALTLFLWLVFASGIWAVNRMIRFSVFGNFFGYIKEPSVIVSLILFALSYAGMFAALFWLCIVCRRLRIAKRLVVWCLLWIPFLNLGLALYVRGLARQEIDHNTCKIRLDDVRVEHQICRTKYPLLLVHGVGFRDFHYFNYWGRIPRELVRNGAKVYYGHQEAWGTVEDNGLILREKILEIVQETGCGKVNIIAHSKGGLDSRYLISGLHMDAYIASLTTINTPHRGSALVDFLKRLPESVYHGVCGMIDRYFGMLGDTRPNAYVASRQLSCDYAEGFNELYKDVPGIYYQSYASLMKHGFSSKLLCIPYWILKCLDAPNDGLVTVDSARWADFQGVVTNRYLRGISHGDMIDLTREDYRDFKVLEFYIQLVQRLAEMGF, translated from the coding sequence ATGGAACAGGACCGATGGACACAGACGGTGGACACTGCCAGCAGGCTTCATCTGCGCCTTCTCCGGTTTCTCACAGGCGCTCTGACCCTGTTTTTATGGCTGGTATTCGCCTCCGGGATCTGGGCGGTGAACCGGATGATCCGCTTTTCTGTCTTTGGGAATTTTTTCGGGTACATAAAAGAACCGTCCGTGATCGTTTCACTGATCCTGTTTGCCCTTTCCTATGCGGGGATGTTTGCAGCGCTGTTCTGGCTCTGCATCGTATGCAGACGGCTGAGGATCGCAAAACGGCTGGTTGTCTGGTGTCTGCTGTGGATCCCGTTTTTAAACTTAGGACTGGCCCTGTACGTGCGGGGGCTTGCAAGACAGGAGATTGACCACAACACCTGTAAGATCCGCCTGGACGATGTGAGGGTGGAACATCAGATCTGCCGCACAAAATACCCGCTGCTCCTGGTTCACGGCGTTGGTTTCCGGGATTTCCACTATTTCAATTACTGGGGGCGGATTCCCAGAGAGCTTGTGAGAAACGGCGCAAAGGTATACTACGGACATCAGGAGGCCTGGGGGACCGTGGAGGACAACGGACTGATCTTGAGGGAGAAGATCCTTGAGATCGTGCAGGAGACCGGCTGCGGGAAGGTCAATATCATAGCCCATTCCAAGGGCGGTTTAGACTCCCGGTATCTGATCAGCGGCTTACATATGGATGCATATATTGCGTCGCTGACCACGATCAATACGCCTCACCGCGGTTCTGCGCTGGTGGATTTTTTGAAGCGGCTTCCGGAAAGCGTCTACCATGGAGTCTGTGGTATGATCGACCGCTACTTCGGGATGCTGGGGGATACAAGGCCCAATGCCTACGTAGCCAGCCGCCAGCTTTCCTGCGACTATGCAGAGGGCTTTAACGAGCTTTATAAAGATGTGCCGGGTATTTATTACCAGAGCTATGCAAGTCTGATGAAACATGGATTTTCCAGTAAGCTGCTCTGCATCCCTTACTGGATCTTAAAGTGTCTGGATGCACCCAATGACGGTCTGGTGACAGTGGATTCTGCGCGTTGGGCGGATTTCCAGGGAGTGGTGACCAACCGGTATCTGCGTGGGATTTCCCATGGGGATATGATCGACCTTACCCGGGAGGATTACCGGGATTTTAAAGTGCTGGAATTCTATATTCAGCTGGTGCAACGGCTGGCGGAGATGGGATTTTAA
- a CDS encoding RluA family pseudouridine synthase: protein MKQITVNNNEAGQRLDKLLGKYLNLAGKSFIYKMMRKKNITLNGKKCDGSEKVAEGDEIKFFLSDETFEKFSEVKVQAVKKQKLDIIYEDSHILLVNKPSGMLSQKAKETDESLVEYLIDYLLDSGQLTREALRSFRPSVCNRLDRNTSGLVAAGKSLAGLQMLSAVLKDRSLHKYYLCAVKGSVAVSQTIDGYLVKDEKTNQVTVSKKETEGGAPIRTKYEPVAQKNGYTLLKVTLITGRTHQIRAHLASVGHPIAGDYKYGDPLVNAEAKKQFRVGSQMLHSYQMVFPELPEPFSYLSGKTFTAPVPSEFERVFGSIVKSV from the coding sequence ATGAAACAGATTACGGTGAACAACAATGAGGCAGGGCAGCGGCTGGACAAGCTGCTGGGCAAATATTTGAACCTTGCCGGGAAAAGCTTTATTTATAAAATGATGCGGAAAAAGAATATTACCCTGAATGGAAAGAAATGCGACGGCTCCGAGAAAGTGGCGGAGGGGGATGAGATCAAATTCTTCCTTTCCGACGAGACCTTTGAAAAATTCTCAGAGGTAAAGGTCCAGGCTGTGAAAAAGCAGAAGCTGGATATCATCTATGAGGACAGCCATATTCTGCTGGTCAACAAACCTTCCGGCATGCTTTCCCAAAAGGCGAAGGAAACAGATGAGTCTCTGGTGGAATATCTGATCGATTATCTGCTGGACTCCGGCCAGCTGACCAGAGAAGCCTTGCGCAGCTTCCGCCCGTCGGTCTGCAACCGTCTGGATCGGAATACCAGCGGGCTTGTTGCAGCAGGGAAATCCCTTGCCGGTCTTCAGATGCTGTCGGCAGTCCTCAAAGACCGCTCCCTGCACAAATATTATCTCTGTGCTGTGAAGGGCAGTGTCGCGGTCTCCCAGACCATAGACGGATACCTGGTAAAAGACGAAAAGACCAACCAGGTGACTGTCTCAAAAAAAGAGACCGAGGGGGGAGCGCCAATCCGTACAAAATATGAGCCAGTTGCCCAAAAGAATGGATATACACTGTTAAAAGTAACGCTGATCACCGGTCGTACCCATCAGATCCGCGCTCATCTGGCATCTGTGGGACATCCGATCGCCGGGGATTACAAATATGGAGATCCGCTTGTGAATGCAGAAGCGAAAAAACAGTTCCGCGTCGGGTCGCAGATGCTGCATTCCTACCAGATGGTTTTTCCAGAATTGCCGGAACCATTTTCTTATCTGAGCGGGAAGACATTTACTGCGCCCGTTCCATCAGAATTCGAGCGGGTATTTGGATCGATCGTTAAGTCCGTTTGA
- a CDS encoding O-linked GlcNAc transferase-like protein has translation MKINKGQYGYRDKNRKMRLSITAVLILAILAQLLARYLTDNQAAKNILTVMAILTVLPMANMASPLIASWKYRTPPKGFYEKVRGYEEKCTIVYDLIVTTKEQIMPIDAAAVHPGGVYAYCTAPKLDTAKAEKALNALFTANKLSPNVKILRDEHSFLRRLDNLKPADSYEDDGSVAYGAALLKSLSM, from the coding sequence ATGAAGATAAACAAAGGACAATACGGATACCGGGACAAGAACAGAAAAATGCGTCTGAGCATCACAGCAGTGCTGATCCTGGCGATCCTGGCGCAGCTTCTGGCCCGGTATCTGACAGACAATCAGGCAGCAAAGAATATCCTGACGGTCATGGCGATCCTGACGGTGCTGCCCATGGCCAATATGGCGTCGCCGCTGATCGCATCCTGGAAATACAGGACGCCGCCGAAGGGCTTTTATGAGAAAGTACGGGGCTATGAGGAGAAGTGTACCATCGTGTATGATCTGATCGTGACAACAAAGGAACAGATCATGCCGATCGATGCGGCAGCCGTACATCCGGGAGGAGTCTACGCATACTGCACCGCTCCGAAGCTGGACACGGCAAAAGCGGAAAAGGCATTGAACGCGCTGTTTACGGCAAACAAACTGTCCCCCAATGTGAAGATCCTCCGGGACGAGCACAGCTTCCTCCGCAGGCTGGATAATCTAAAACCGGCGGACAGCTACGAGGATGACGGCAGTGTGGCATACGGGGCGGCGCTGCTTAAAAGCCTGTCCATGTAG
- a CDS encoding SDR family NAD(P)-dependent oxidoreductase → MKIAIVTGASSGMGREAIIQIADRFSGIGEIWAVARREDRLRELERQLPVPLRIFPLDLCDEEDLKSLDEALQEKKPEVRLLVNSAGYGKIGKVGNLGLRDETGMVRLNCEALCAVTHIVLPYIPDHSRIIQFASSASFLPQPGFAIYAATKSFVLSYSRALNTELRARDITVTAVCPGPVKTEFFDIAETTGTIPLYKRLAMADPKKVVRLALRDSMMGKSISVYGPLMKAFSVLCKVFPHEFLLRVMDSL, encoded by the coding sequence ATGAAGATAGCAATTGTAACCGGAGCTTCCTCCGGCATGGGAAGAGAAGCCATCATACAGATCGCAGACCGTTTCAGCGGGATTGGAGAGATCTGGGCTGTCGCGCGGCGGGAGGACCGCTTGAGAGAGCTGGAGCGGCAGCTTCCGGTACCGCTGCGCATATTCCCTCTTGATCTGTGTGATGAGGAGGATTTAAAATCTCTGGATGAAGCGCTGCAGGAGAAGAAACCGGAAGTAAGGCTTCTTGTGAATTCCGCCGGTTATGGAAAGATCGGCAAGGTGGGCAATCTGGGACTCCGGGATGAGACCGGTATGGTTCGCCTAAACTGTGAGGCTCTTTGCGCCGTGACCCATATCGTCCTGCCCTATATCCCGGATCACAGCCGGATCATCCAGTTTGCATCCTCGGCGTCATTCCTGCCTCAACCGGGATTTGCCATCTATGCGGCGACTAAATCCTTTGTGCTCAGCTACAGCCGGGCGCTGAACACAGAGCTGCGCGCCAGGGACATCACAGTGACAGCCGTATGCCCGGGTCCGGTGAAAACAGAATTTTTTGATATTGCAGAGACGACAGGTACGATCCCTCTTTACAAGCGGCTTGCCATGGCCGACCCGAAAAAAGTGGTGCGCCTGGCGCTGCGGGACAGTATGATGGGAAAAAGCATTTCTGTTTACGGTCCGCTTATGAAGGCATTTTCTGTGCTCTGCAAAGTATTTCCCCATGAGTTTCTGCTGCGTGTCATGGACTCGCTGTAG
- a CDS encoding YgiQ family radical SAM protein: MQDYLPICRADMEKRGWEHCDFVYVTGDAYVDHPSFGTAIISRLLEAHGYKVGIISQPDWKDAASVQILGRPRLGFLVSAGNMDSMVNHYSVSRKRRRQDSYTPGGIMGKRPDYATVVYCNLIRSVYKDSPVIIGGIEASLRRLAHYDYWSNKLKRSILLDSQADLISYGMGEHSIVEIADALDSGIDVKDITFIDGTVFKTRSLDMVYDYELLPDFEQLKADKREYARSFYRQYGNTDPFTGKRLAEPYGGKEFVVQNPPSKPLTQDEMDEVYSLPYMRSYHPAYESLGGVPAVREIKFSLISNRGCFGSCSFCALTFHQGRIIQARSHESLVEEATLLTEDADFKGYIHDVGGPTANFRFPACEKQMTKGACPGKQCLFPEPCKNLNADHSDYIALLRKLRAIPKVRKVFIRSGIRFDYLLADKNRMFLRELCEYHVSGQLKVAPEHVADAVLSKMGKPRNSVYRQFVKEYNEMNERLHKDQYLVPYLMSSHPGSSLKEAVELAEYLRDLGYMPEQVQDFYPTPSTISTCMYYTGLDPRTMEPVYVPVNPHEKAMQRALIQYRNPMNYELVKEALEKAGRTDLIGFDKKCLIRPRGGASGSGKAGGERSSGNQKQSDARKEKAGKKKTIRNVHRKVKK, from the coding sequence ATGCAGGATTATTTACCAATCTGCCGCGCCGATATGGAAAAACGCGGCTGGGAACATTGTGATTTCGTTTATGTGACAGGGGATGCCTATGTGGATCACCCTTCTTTCGGCACGGCGATCATCAGCAGGCTTTTGGAGGCGCACGGCTATAAAGTGGGGATCATTTCCCAGCCCGACTGGAAGGATGCAGCCAGCGTGCAGATATTGGGAAGACCCAGACTGGGATTTTTGGTATCTGCAGGCAATATGGATTCCATGGTGAACCACTATTCGGTATCCAGGAAGCGGAGGCGGCAGGATTCCTACACTCCAGGCGGCATTATGGGCAAACGCCCGGACTATGCCACGGTCGTCTACTGTAACCTGATCCGGTCCGTATATAAGGATTCCCCGGTTATCATCGGAGGGATCGAGGCGAGCCTCCGGCGGCTTGCCCACTATGATTACTGGTCCAACAAGCTGAAACGGTCCATCCTGTTGGATTCCCAGGCGGATCTGATCTCCTACGGCATGGGGGAACACTCCATCGTGGAGATCGCCGACGCCCTGGACAGCGGGATCGACGTAAAAGACATCACATTTATTGACGGCACTGTGTTTAAGACCAGAAGCCTGGATATGGTGTATGATTATGAACTGCTCCCGGATTTTGAACAGCTGAAAGCGGATAAACGGGAGTATGCAAGGAGTTTTTACAGACAGTATGGAAATACCGATCCCTTTACCGGGAAGCGGCTGGCGGAGCCTTATGGCGGAAAAGAATTTGTTGTGCAGAACCCGCCCTCAAAGCCACTGACCCAGGACGAGATGGACGAGGTTTACAGCCTGCCTTATATGAGAAGCTATCATCCCGCCTATGAATCCCTGGGCGGTGTCCCCGCGGTCCGGGAGATCAAGTTCAGCCTGATCAGCAACCGGGGGTGCTTCGGTTCCTGCAGCTTCTGTGCCCTGACCTTCCATCAGGGGCGGATCATCCAGGCGCGGAGCCATGAATCTCTGGTGGAGGAGGCGACGCTTCTGACAGAAGATGCGGATTTTAAAGGCTACATCCACGATGTGGGCGGCCCCACAGCCAATTTCCGTTTTCCGGCCTGTGAGAAGCAGATGACAAAGGGGGCATGTCCGGGGAAACAGTGCCTTTTTCCTGAACCATGTAAGAATCTGAATGCCGACCACAGCGATTACATCGCGCTGCTTCGGAAGCTGAGGGCCATACCGAAGGTGAGGAAAGTATTTATCCGCTCCGGAATCCGGTTTGATTATCTGCTGGCAGATAAGAACCGGATGTTTCTGCGGGAGCTGTGCGAATATCATGTGAGCGGCCAGCTGAAGGTCGCGCCGGAGCATGTGGCCGACGCGGTGCTCTCTAAGATGGGCAAGCCCAGGAATTCCGTGTACCGGCAGTTTGTGAAGGAATACAACGAGATGAACGAGAGGCTTCACAAGGACCAGTATCTGGTGCCATACCTGATGTCCTCACATCCCGGTTCTTCGTTAAAGGAGGCGGTAGAGCTGGCGGAGTATCTGCGGGATCTGGGCTATATGCCGGAGCAGGTGCAGGACTTTTATCCGACGCCGTCCACCATCTCCACATGCATGTATTACACAGGCCTGGACCCGAGGACCATGGAGCCGGTGTATGTCCCGGTGAACCCTCACGAGAAGGCCATGCAGCGCGCCCTGATCCAGTATCGGAATCCAATGAACTATGAACTGGTGAAGGAGGCCCTTGAGAAGGCGGGAAGGACGGATCTCATCGGTTTTGACAAGAAGTGCCTGATACGCCCGCGGGGCGGCGCTTCCGGCAGTGGAAAAGCCGGGGGTGAGCGGTCTTCTGGCAACCAAAAGCAGTCAGATGCCAGAAAAGAAAAAGCAGGTAAAAAGAAAACGATCCGCAATGTTCATAGGAAAGTGAAGAAATAG
- a CDS encoding HAD family phosphatase, which yields MNKIVRLLQHKDAVIFDLDGTLVDSMWMWKQIDIEYLGRFGYTCPPKLQKEIEGMSFSETAVYFKETFQIPDSLDEIKQAWIDMSIEKYRREVPLKKGVRRFLDYLKGNGIRAGIATSNGRAMVDVVLNSLEIEPYFQVITTACEVAAGKPAPDIYLKVADTLKVEPGRCMVFEDVPAGILAGRAAGMKVCAVEDEFSAQMREEKKRLADYFIHDYDELFA from the coding sequence ATGAACAAGATTGTCCGATTATTGCAGCATAAGGACGCCGTGATCTTTGATCTGGACGGCACTCTGGTGGATTCCATGTGGATGTGGAAACAGATCGATATTGAGTATCTGGGACGGTTTGGGTATACCTGCCCGCCTAAGCTGCAGAAAGAGATCGAGGGCATGAGCTTTTCTGAGACGGCTGTGTATTTTAAGGAGACCTTTCAGATACCGGATTCCCTTGACGAGATCAAACAGGCGTGGATCGATATGAGTATCGAGAAATACCGCAGGGAGGTTCCACTGAAAAAGGGCGTCCGCCGGTTCCTGGATTATTTGAAGGGGAATGGGATCAGGGCAGGAATAGCCACCAGCAATGGGCGGGCCATGGTAGATGTTGTGCTGAATTCCCTGGAAATTGAACCATATTTCCAGGTGATCACCACGGCCTGTGAGGTGGCGGCGGGGAAACCGGCGCCGGACATTTATCTGAAGGTGGCAGACACCCTGAAGGTGGAGCCCGGACGCTGCATGGTGTTCGAGGATGTTCCCGCGGGAATCCTGGCGGGACGCGCGGCAGGCATGAAGGTGTGTGCTGTAGAGGATGAATTCTCCGCGCAGATGCGGGAAGAAAAGAAACGGCTGGCGGATTATTTCATCCATGATTATGATGAGTTGTTTGCATGA
- a CDS encoding pseudouridine synthase: MIRLDKFLVEMNKGSRSQIKEAAKKGRILVNGETEKKTERKIDPDADWVTFDGALVSYRTFEYIMLNKPQGVVSATEDNLHKTVIDLLEGDNRSDLFPVGRLDIDTEGLLLLTNDGDLAHRLLTPKKHVDKQYYARVEGTLPRDCAEQMAAGITLTDGTQVMPAKLELLKWSAAADGVSEVLLTIREGKFHQVKRMFEAMGCKVVFLKRLSMGPLTLDENLLPGQYRHLTDEELEALGEKSLEAKE; the protein is encoded by the coding sequence ATGATCAGACTGGATAAGTTTTTAGTGGAGATGAATAAGGGAAGCCGCAGCCAGATAAAAGAAGCGGCTAAAAAAGGAAGGATCCTGGTAAATGGCGAGACAGAGAAGAAAACAGAGCGGAAGATCGATCCGGATGCAGACTGGGTGACCTTTGACGGAGCTTTGGTGTCTTACCGGACCTTTGAATATATTATGCTGAATAAGCCGCAGGGGGTGGTTTCCGCCACGGAGGACAATCTGCATAAAACGGTGATCGATCTTCTGGAGGGAGACAACCGCAGCGACCTGTTTCCGGTAGGACGGCTGGATATCGATACAGAGGGGCTGCTGCTCTTGACCAACGACGGAGACTTGGCCCACCGTTTGCTGACGCCCAAAAAGCATGTGGACAAACAGTACTATGCAAGGGTGGAAGGTACACTTCCGAGGGATTGTGCAGAACAGATGGCCGCAGGCATCACTCTGACAGACGGAACGCAGGTGATGCCTGCGAAGCTTGAGCTGCTAAAGTGGAGTGCAGCGGCTGACGGTGTTTCCGAGGTTCTACTGACCATCCGTGAAGGCAAATTTCATCAGGTAAAACGGATGTTTGAGGCGATGGGCTGCAAGGTGGTATTCCTAAAGCGCCTGTCCATGGGGCCTCTGACGCTGGATGAAAACCTTTTGCCGGGGCAGTACCGGCATCTCACCGATGAGGAACTAGAAGCGCTTGGAGAAAAAAGTCTGGAGGCAAAGGAATAA
- a CDS encoding RsmB/NOP family class I SAM-dependent RNA methyltransferase produces the protein MQIDLPERFLQSMKQLLGPEYESWLSSYQCAPCQGLRINRSKLELREWEDTISPFKLQPVPWCGGGYYIPEDVRAAKHPYYYAGLYYIQEPSAMAPAAVLPVEPGDRVLDLCAAPGGKSTELGARLFGEGLLVSNDISNSRARALLKNLELFGIPNICVTSETPEKLADTFGMFFDKILVDAPCSGEGMFRKDPDLIKSWLEHGPEYYATIQREILFHAVRMLKPGGLLLYSTCTFAKVEDEETIDWILEKAPDMELVAVKLWEGACPGVDEKPVIRLFPHKIQGEGHFLALLRKKTGEQEEVSCDPVTIHKKADSEIRALEKESDYLTWEKGLKQPLDRSRMMIKNGMVYYLPEIFDRSWNLRYLRTGLLVGEWKKQRFEPSQAMAMVLKQREYENTVSFSAEDERTIRYLKGETIFLTQEEQDSTKKGWCLVCVDGYPMGWAKCTGGSLKNKYYPGWRWQ, from the coding sequence ATGCAGATAGATTTACCGGAACGTTTTTTACAATCCATGAAACAACTGCTGGGCCCGGAATATGAATCCTGGCTGTCCAGCTATCAATGCGCGCCTTGCCAGGGGCTTCGGATCAACAGGTCCAAGCTGGAACTGCGCGAATGGGAGGACACAATTTCCCCCTTCAAGCTGCAACCGGTCCCCTGGTGCGGCGGCGGATATTATATTCCGGAGGATGTGCGGGCAGCCAAGCATCCTTATTATTATGCGGGGCTTTACTACATCCAGGAGCCAAGCGCGATGGCTCCTGCAGCGGTGCTCCCGGTGGAGCCGGGGGACCGTGTCCTGGATCTGTGCGCGGCTCCAGGCGGCAAAAGTACGGAACTGGGTGCAAGGCTGTTCGGCGAGGGACTGCTCGTATCCAATGATATCAGCAATTCCCGCGCAAGAGCGCTTTTAAAGAACCTGGAGCTGTTTGGCATCCCCAATATCTGTGTGACCAGCGAAACGCCGGAGAAGCTTGCAGATACCTTTGGGATGTTTTTCGACAAGATTTTAGTAGACGCGCCCTGCTCCGGGGAGGGGATGTTCCGCAAGGATCCGGATCTGATCAAAAGCTGGCTGGAACACGGGCCGGAATATTACGCGACCATACAGAGAGAGATCCTGTTCCATGCAGTCAGGATGCTGAAGCCAGGCGGGCTTCTATTATATTCTACCTGTACCTTTGCTAAGGTGGAGGATGAAGAGACCATAGACTGGATTCTGGAAAAAGCACCGGATATGGAGCTGGTAGCCGTTAAACTCTGGGAAGGGGCCTGTCCCGGCGTGGACGAAAAGCCGGTCATCCGTCTGTTCCCTCATAAGATCCAGGGCGAGGGGCATTTTCTTGCGCTGCTCCGTAAAAAGACGGGCGAACAGGAGGAAGTATCATGTGATCCTGTCACCATCCATAAAAAGGCGGACTCTGAGATCCGCGCGCTGGAAAAGGAAAGCGATTATCTAACCTGGGAAAAAGGGCTGAAGCAGCCCCTTGACCGGAGCCGCATGATGATAAAAAACGGGATGGTCTATTACCTTCCGGAGATCTTTGACCGCAGCTGGAACCTGCGGTATTTAAGGACTGGTCTTTTGGTGGGCGAGTGGAAGAAACAGAGATTCGAGCCTTCCCAGGCCATGGCGATGGTCCTTAAGCAACGGGAATATGAGAATACGGTTTCTTTTTCCGCAGAAGATGAGCGGACCATACGATATCTGAAGGGTGAGACCATCTTTTTAACGCAGGAAGAGCAGGACAGTACAAAGAAAGGCTGGTGCCTGGTCTGCGTAGATGGTTATCCCATGGGCTGGGCGAAGTGCACCGGCGGCAGTCTGAAGAATAAATATTATCCCGGATGGCGGTGGCAGTGA